Sequence from the Silene latifolia isolate original U9 population unplaced genomic scaffold, ASM4854445v1 scaffold_213, whole genome shotgun sequence genome:
atgaaagattAAGAGAAGCCAAATGAAGCTTTAATAACTAAACAAATATAAGTGTATCTACAATGAACGAGTACATTATTAAAGCACATGCTTAAAATACATTGTACTCAATTCACCACAAACTTAATTGCAGAGATTTAAGATAACAATTAGAAGGAGAAATAACTGAACAAATGGGGCCATTTTAAACTGTGAATTGACTGTCATATTTTTCATATGCATTGTTTATCCATAGAATACAAACTAAAGTAAATGTTCATATAGCATTATCTACTTTTACAAAATAGTTATCAGAGATTCTCATGAATAATTTTGTCAGAGCCTTTCATAAGTAGTAAGAGCTGGCACCAATTTAGCCTATAGATTTTGCTTCTTTTAATAGCTGGTAATATACCCTGTTAAAGTATTGAAAGATTCACCCACCAGCTGCTCTTCACTGATGCAATCTTACTCCTCTATAAATAAGCTTCTAAGCGGCAAATTTCAATACACCTTTCTTTTCCAAAATCCCTCTTCTTCCCTGGGCCACTACCTGTAATAATTGCAAACACAAATCCTGCCCAAAATGTCCACAAATGCTCTTGTAGTCCAGAACATACAAATGAGAATTGATGCAATAGTCATAGATGCACCGAGGCTATATAGACGACTAAACATAGTTTTGACATCATATGCAATATGGAAAATGCTAACCCAGCCCGAGGCTAATATGCAGAACCTAAGCCTTTTAATGATAGGAAACATCAGTCAAATCACACCACCTGTTGTAAACACTATTGTCTCCGACGGTATTGCTAGCCATGTCTTAATAGAAAATCTGAATTTTATCTTATCATACTCTGTAATGTAACAGTCCCTTGTCTGTTTAACCTAATTGCTTCtgtatttgtttgtttatccCATTTTCTCCAGAAACTGTGCGGGCAAAACGGGCACTTTTAGACCAGCTCAAGAATGAAGTTGTACTATGTTTTAGAAGGCTTGAATCAGTTATAACATGGAATGTAATATTTGACATATGTGCAAACCGTGGGTGTTTTGTAATACCTCAAGCAGGTGATCATGGTAGTATTGACATCATTGAGATTTTCTGTAGCCACATTGAAGAACAGTTCAAAGAGAGTACGAAGGAGCAAAGACATGAAGAATTAGAGCCATCATCCTCATCAGATGATAGCTGTAACCGCCTAATTTGGTAAAACCCCAGAGCAAACTTAGAGGAGTATGTACTTTGTAGTTTGTAAATGCCCTACTGTTTTTTAAGACCAATCTGTAAACCCCCTTATCAGCAACATAACATAGCCTAACGCTCCTCTAAATCATGCTCTTAGCCTTAAGTCTTAAAAAGAAAACATCCTTTAGGACGCAACTTAGTGTACGGTTAATGTATTATCTACATCTGTAATTGTACTTGTATTCTTAAAAGTAGTATAACAACCATGCAATCCTGGATATGTATAATACGTTTGAATCCTGCATTAATCTATGTACCATGTTTGAAATATACACAAAGAAAGCAACAAGGTTCAACACTTCCTCTACGGTACTACCACCTATAATCGCAACTACACTTCCCTTGAACAACTGCAATTTACCGCGTTGTTCAAATATCTACTTCTAATAACTCGGTTGTAACAGAGACTAAGAAGTTAGCCTCAAAAGCAACAAAATATACACCCCAACTATATATTTCAGTTGCAAATAATTAGCAACCAAAATTAAGGACAATTCAAAAAAGAGGTTGAAAAAACTCAGGAAAACTGGAAAACAATAAAAATTACCAATTAAGAAAGGTAAAACACAAAAGCAGACAAAGAACTGGATAAGGAAATAATCAGATAATCATAGAACCACTATCGTTGTCAAACCCAGGCTACCAACTCAACAAACAAAGGAGGAGCATTGAACTTCCCAAAATGCAAGTCCATGTCACTTGCAAACCCCCATTAACTAACTAACGTAACCATCATAACACTTTTTTTGGGGGGCGAATAAACTGGAATTTACCATCTAAAGAGCTGGCTGGCACGCTCCTGAGGCGCAGGAACACTTCATCTCCACCGCATATAAACCATCCCAAAAACAGCACTTCTTGCGACACTGCAAATACCCAAACTAAACACATAATCCCAAAAAGACAAACTACAAAACAGTGTAATTGCATTTATAACCACGATTAAACACGCAACCCGTGTAACAGGATGGCTAACACTAAGCAAACATATAAACCATTGCAAAACTAAATCTAAGATCAGTAGATAATCAAACCTGTTGCTGGCCATAGTTTTGTACACAGCACAACCAACGCGCGCATAAACGGGCCAATTCCAAAGTAACCTGGGGAGCAAACAGGTAAAAAACTCGCTCCTTTTGTTCAGAACCTCTAACAACAAACGCTTACACAGGTACAACAGCCTACAATTTTTAAAAACAAGAAAAGATCACCCTGCAAAGACCTGTCTATCACAAATAGATGACAAATACATAACAGTGCCAGCTCCAAACCTGGCCTATAATCCCCAGAAGACCGGTCCCAACTACGCGCTTCCATGCATAGAGAAAATTAGGCGATAAACAACGGCAACAATCACCCAACATGAGCAATTATTGCTCCACCATTTCGAATTATACTTCCACGATGTCGCCTCCCAAATACGCTTATACCACCATCTCCTAAACTAAGCGATCCTTTACACACAAGCCCAGATTCAGAGTGGCGCATCCAATAACCCATCAAATCATAACCCATCTAGCACAAAGAACCAGTACCGCTCATCAATGCATTCAATCTCATTGCGTGTCTTGGTTTCCTCCAAAACAACTTGGTTCGCGGCACGTTGCACGGTATTTGAAACCCGAACACCAGTTCAAAAACAGCCCGGTGCAACCGCAATAATAACGCGCCAGACGAAAGGTATTAAGGGGAAATGTTTGGAAATGTTTTAGAGGAGTTGAGAGCAACAGAATTGAGAGCATGTTGAAAAATGGCACACTTTTCAAAATTGGAATCCATATTTAAAACAACCAGTTGTTACGACCACCATATTTAGGCAATTGGGGTTGTGGCCGCCATGCAAGGTAATGAGGGAACCGGTCCAGAGGAGGTGAGAGCGGGAGAGTTGAGAGTCAGAGGAAGGACTTAAGGGGATGAGACTCTTTAAAACCGGAAACCAGCTTAAAAACAATCAGGTGTTACGGCCACCAGATTTAGACAACCGGCTGTGTGGCCGCTATGCAAGGTAATGAGTGGAATTGTTCAGAAGAGTTTAGAGCATGCGAGGTTAGAGTGAGAGGAAGGGCTTAAGGGGAAGTGAGAGCATGTGCGTTGTGTGCGGCTTAGAAGAGGCCACGATGGCCATGCCAACCCGAAAAAAAGACTCATACATTGACTCTATTGAAAGGCCACGGTCAGTGAGCTCTTGCAACGGACGACCAAGATCAAGCAAAGGAAGTTACTATTCCTAAGGGAAACACTATTCCTAAGCTACAGTAAGGTGAAGTTCTTATATTTTATAGGGACAAGATAAGTTGGAGTGACTTTAAAAAATTATCTAACAACTAATGCATAACATTATGACATTGAAAAGTAATGAGTATAAAGGGCGCTAGCCAAAAAAAAATGCTTTATCCATTTAATTTTGCGAAAGTGGCAAGTTGCCCTTTAACTTTGTTCAATGGTGAAATCAGGCTCTTTAACTTCAAATTGTAGCAATCAGCCCCTcttaactttaacaaaaaaaagagaaattaaactCTATTGTTTGATTTCTCATGAAATTCCaccaaaattcattttataatttaattaatcaattacaAAAATTATTTTTTATACCTTACAACTTTTATACAATATATAATTGTAATAGcgagtgttttttttttaataattttacAATTGTTAGACAATTTATTATGAATGTAAGAATAGTTCATAAATTTAatcatatttttattttgtttattatagATGAATGTAAAATTATTCTGTAGGTGGATAATTAATTTTATGTAAATTAATAAAGTTAAAATTAGTCATTCTTATGTGATATTAGTTGTATACTCCAATATAAATGTAAAATGAATTTCTGTTGATATTTAAGTGAAATAAAAATCGgcggggttgaatttcactttttattaaaGTTAAGGGGGTTGATTGCTACAATTGAAAGTTAAGGGACCTGATTTCACCATTGAACATAGTTAAGGGGGGTAAATTGTTACTTTCGcggttttaattttattttcaatctCCTATTTTAAATTATCTCAAATTAACTATGTTGTATGAAAAAAATAATTTGCACTGTTGAGAGGCAAGTGTTAACACgactagggatgtcaatggatcgggttcgggtcgggtggagcctcatccgtcatccatccgtctttttaaaatctcatccaacccgtccgtcatccgtgaaacctatcatccgtcatccatccatccatcatccatggatgaaacgggtggatcgggtgataaatgGATGTTGTGTATTTATAGGTTTCAAGTTACAAAAAGTGATGATTTTTTATTCTATACAAAAAAAATGTTagataattattttagtttaactTTCTAATGGGTAGTTtcacaaaatatatattttgagagtagaaaaatttgaaaatttgaatatTTTTTATCTTAATAATGTATTATATGTTAAAAAAAATTAAGTAAAAAGTAATtaaatcgggtgatggatggatggcgggtgaaatttcttcatccaacccatccgtcgTCCGTCATCCGTTCCATCCGTCATccatttaagtcgggttttcatCCGTCTTTTAAAATCGGATGGATCGGTTTTTGATCGGGTGCGGGTGAAGTTGACATCCCTAAACACGACTCAATAGACAAAAAAAAGGAAGTAAAAAGAATAGTTTTTAGTGACTTGAAAGGTGAATGAATGTGAGATGTTAATGGTGGGAAGTtgtgataaggaagggttcacgaTTGGTGGGTAATGACGGGGTGGGGAGTCGCATAAGGTTACGAGAAGGGTCCGGGATCATGCGTGGGGCGAAGTCGGTATGGTGGTTATGCAGCAAGTTCGGGACGTAGAGGATGGTTGCCGAAGGCAAGATGGGTATAGGGTAGTTGGGGGACGTAAGATATGGATTGCAGGGTGGTGGTTAGTTGTGGGGGGCTGTTGAGATAGGGATGAGAGAGAAGTCGTGGTTCAGGTGTGGGGTTCAGTCACCACTATGGTGGATGGTTGGTCTCGAGGGTAGTTAGTCCGTGATGGTGAACGCTACTTCTGGACGATGGTGGGTGAaagagaaaatgagagagaaggtAGAAAATTGAGAGGAGAACAAACAAGCGGAGTAATGTGATATAAAACGTACAACAATGAGTAAAATTTAATGTATATTGCGTAAATAACCTGGTTATGAAATTTACAATAATTTTATATCCAATTTTCAGATTTCACTCTCACAAGTTAAAAAGTCGAGAAAACCAGCAAAGTACTTCGAATAAAATTAAGAAACATAAACTTATCAAAAGTATATGGGCAGACAATGtaaaattttctaaaatttagttATTTACTAAATCAAAAAATACGTAAGTTTCTTCTTTCAATAACACTTTTCGTTATCATCTGTGCAATGCACGGGTTAAAAACTAGTTATATccctaatcaccttaatcaaGATCTATGCAATGAGTGGTCATTTTTACGCATTTCGGAGATCTTATTCTTATGTCAAGCATAAAGTAAGTCTCGATCGTTGTTCTTTACTCGTTTTAAgtttggtttaaaccctaatttggaatAAAATGGGGAAATGGTTGTGTAATCATAGATCATGGATAGTAATTGCATGTGTATCTTTATATAGGTGAGGCATTCGTAGAGGGGCAATTTTAAACCATATTGCGTTGATTTTCGGATTTGCTAataaggtagagtttccctacacAATATAATTGTATGATTAATTACTTTGGCTGTGGTTTATGATTGTTGATTGCATAGTATTGTGTTATTATGATTGTGGATGTTGGAGAAGATGAAATGGATATCGTGGAGTCATATCGGGAGATGGTTTCACCCCCATGTTTCGCCCCTTATGACTCCCGCCGCAgggggggtgtgcacattaatgagttgggttcgctcattgcgatgagcggggatttgatgTTCAATGATGCGGTCTGATATCGGCAGGGGTGGGTTACCTGTCGGGATGGGAACTCGGCTACTCGTTGAGATGAGAGTCATTGGTTACTATGGAGTTTGAAGATGGTGGAGTGGTCTTGTGTATTGCTTGTTCTTTGTGTTGTTTTGTGATTAATTGTATAATCGTACTGACCCTTcgaatgttttcaaaactgtggtgaaccatttaatatttccggcaAATGGGGAGCAGTGAgtctagcaggtgttgatgtttgaGCTTTCATGCGGGTTTGGATGGGACATCGATGAGACATTTACTTTATATAGCTTATGCTGAGTCCTTTAGACATTCGTTTGTTTTAGTATTTGAGTTTTACTTGCTTTGGTCTTGGAACATGTAATCGTTTAAACTTTGTTTACCCTTAATAAACGTTTCATCATGGTatatttgatatatatatatatatatatatatatatatatatatagtacctcgggtaaccgaaatCATAATGCTTCCATTTGCTAAGGTAGACCTAGGCAAGACACTTtgatagatgggggtgttacacggtTGGCCCAAACTCGAAATGACCCTAATTTAGAGCTGAAACACGAGCCGACGCGCTCAACCCAGTAGATCAAAAATAAGTTTGTTTAAATGTGAATGTAAGCCATAAATATAAAATAGAGTATTTATATATGAAATGTGAAATAAAAAGttgaaaaatattaattttagcaCTTTAAATTACCAACACAGTTAAAAACCCattattatgtaattttcatATCATTTAATAGTGAAACTGTTTTTAAATAACTTAGTGTGTGTTTGGCCTaatttgtaaaagtgtttttggactCAAAAACACCTTTTGCCCAAACACATAGTTTTTTAAAAGTTAAacaaaatttctcaaaagctaaaaatccatatttttgccCATAGAAATACAAGTAACTATTTAATATttctgcttttgaaaaacacttttgaaaaattaagcttgaaaaacaaaaactcatttttgagaatcgaggccaaacatgctcttaatttttttagggatattctacggtgtaccctcGAGTTTTTAGGTTTTCTATATTGTACCCCTACATTTTTgaaattctatggtgtaccctGAACTCTATACAGTAGTTTATACCATGACCTTATTTATCGTCTTTGCTAACTTAGTTTCTTAATTGACCTATTAAATCGTCCATTTAACATTCCAATTACTCGATAACATACCCATTTACTTATTGTTTCGCCGAATTATCCATTAACCCACCAAATAGTTTACGAATCTAACTAAAAGTTCATCAAATATCCATTATCGTGTCATGAATCATAACGGATGTTTTTCATAGTAGTTTGTTcttattaaaagtgatttgtGATGTTTCTCATATAGGATGGTGATACAACAGTAATAAGTTAGAAAAAAGGCCAAAGTACGGTtgtttgatagtgataaagttaatgAAAAGTTAAACGAGGTCATGAGGGAGAAATAAGTaagaagtttaggggtacaatgtAGAATATAAAAAAAAAGAGGGGTACAATATAGAAACTCGAAAAACTCaagggtacaccgtagaatatcccatTTTTTTATTACTATTTCCAGtgtaagtaataaatttgattaagCTATTAATATTACATATAGCTTAATTTTTCAAAattaattttgttattttaaaactGGAAAAAAATCCCCATAAATATTTTAGACTTGTATTTTACCTTGACCTGGTCCGTATTTAATCAGCCTGTATTTTAGACCCATGTTCAAGCCTCTccaagagcaaaatcttgtggagCATTTTTTGCCTGAGTCCATGCTAATAGACTTCGAGCCTCTCACCCTCGAGTGGCTTACCTGGTATACGTAgtttgcaggctatcacgtacaCCCGAGGGTTACCCAGGTGAGCACTCAAAGTAGCAGCTTGCGGGTTCCtctcaaccaaaaaaaaaaaaaaaaaaaaaaaaaaaacttgttatGATCCGTCCAAGGACCTAACCCATCAGATCCGTTTAACAGGTCTAGTGCAATGACCCATTGATTTTGGTGGGTCTAAATAATTCACCTGGTAAGCCACTAAGCCCTCATAAGACCTCTCCATAGTCGAACTGGACAACCTTGAACACCATACACCAAAGATCTCCTAGACTCCTACCACCATTAACAACATGTCTCAATGACTCAATCTTCCATTCTCTCACTCTAACCCTCTTTTCACAACTTGGATATTCATTATTTCCTTCAAAATCTTCAAATTAACACTGTTCAATAGAAGGGTAGCTGTACAATATACTTTAATGGCAAGTAGTGCGACGAAAATGGCTGAAGAATTGGGAAAAACCCTAAAAGAGGGAGAGAGATTAGTTGGCCCGACCCGTAGACCCGATGGTACACTCCGAAAACCCATCAGAATTAGGGCTGGTTATGTTCCTCAAGATGAAGTTGCTGTCTATCAATCTAGAGGAGCTTtggtatttatttattttcatcttttactttaatttgttatatttaattttagGGTTTTAGCATTGATTCTGCTTTATTTCTGGATTTtcccttgtttttatttttccatTTGGTGTTCTGGAGCTTTAATTAGGCATAATTAATGTGTTTTGGAGCTTTTGCTGGTGTCAACTGAGGCCTATTTCccggatttgaacccgtgacctatTGTTAGGTTACATTCATCTTAACCACTAGGCTAAGACCTCTTCGGTTGTTTTGAAGATTGAATTAGGCATCATTAATATGTTAAGGATTTTTGCTACATTTGAACTTTGATTAGTGTTTGTTGTGCTAGATGAGTCATTGTCGAAGAAAATGTGAACATTTGGGTCTATGTTAATGTAAAGGAGCTTTTGTCATAACATTAATTCCTTAATGTGTCGCAACTCCCATTTGTTTAGTTTAAAAAAGCGCATCTTGGGCTCAGCTAGGCAATGCGGCATTAGCCAAAACGGCTTGGAGCATCTTATGTACTCGGGGAAGTTAGCGAGTCACTGATATGGAATATCCATATTGATTTCTTCTAGTTCTTTTATTGTGTCATTCCCTTTTCTCATTATCTGTAGATCCTTTACTCGTTCACATATTGGTTCTTTTTGAAGTTTAAAAAGAGTACACTTCAACAAAATAGTAatgttacaaaaaaaaaaatattgaaaatGCAAGTTTGTATGCAAAAATAATGTGCCTCATGTGCACGAGGGGTTTGCTTTCGCCTCCAACCTCTTTGCAATGGGCCCTCTTCGCGTTGGTAGGCCTCGCGTATTTTAAACTAAGCCcgtgtgattttcttttactTGTACTATCGTGTGTCGTAGATGTAGTTGATTAGTATTGGGGCCTTTTTTTCCCTTCAACTACCGAGGCTTATTTTGTGTATTTACTGATTTATTCTTTTCAATTATCAAAAGAAAGACGTCTTATCTGTTCGAATTGTGGTTGTCTGGTAGACCAAGACAACCTTTAAGAATCTGGGATACTGATGTCAATGTATATTTTTGAGGAAGCGTTTCTGTTATTATAGTTACATCTTACAAGTTGTGGCTAGTTGTCTCCTATTCATAGCATCTGACTTTCTGAGCAACATTGCATCGTGTCTTTAGAGAAAATCTGAATTTAGTGGATAAACTTTTGTCATAGTTGAGGAAAGGAAAGGAGTCACAAGCAGGACCGCCTGGATATGAACCTGAAACAGAAACTAAACCAAAGAACAAGGCTGCTAAGAGGAACGagagaaagaaagagaagaaACAACAGGTGCCCTTTTCTGTAGTTAATTTATCTATGCTTGTGTATCAGACAATGCCAGCCATTTTTACTTTAGCTGCCTACTTCTTGTACAACATACTGCAGTAAAGCATGCAGTTACTTAATTTATTGTACGAAATGCATTTTGAAAGGCTAAATCTTGCTTTGATGGATCATATTAACTGAGTTAATGGCTTTCCTACATTACTTAAAATGTGACTTGTTTCTCATTGCCTAGAAGACTGTTCTATTGCCTTCTTATGTTCGTTGTAGCTCAGTATGATAAATGATAAGCCTGTGTCAGGATTGTGTTGTTTACCATCTTGTGTTGATGCATGAGTTTGGTTTAGTTTACCTATACTGTATGGTAATGTGATTATTATGTTTGTTAAGCCCTATGTTACTCTGACACTTCATTTAGTTGTCGTGTCGCGTGTCCGACATCTACCTGTCCGACACCGACACGACACTTCATTTAGaccaaaaaatcgaaaaattctcACAAAATAGCCGTATCCGACACTCGACACGTGTCTGACACGTCACCCGTGTTGGAGAGTCTGGGTAACACGGGATAAGCCACTCTAGTGGTTTGCTACTTTACTTCGCAATCACCTCTTTTTCAAACGTAACCCCTGGTGTTTGATCACATTTCTCTAGTAAGTTATGTTTACAAGTAAATAACTAGTACTTTAAGAATGAGACCAAGCATATCCTCATCATTTGCTATTCTCGAAGCCACCCAGTGCTCCATTCATGATGACTAGGTGTCTTATACCAAGACCACCATCCGCTTTCGAACAGCAATACCTTTTTTTTAGCCAGCCTAATTTCAGACCTTACTTTTTTGTAACTTATTTCACTCGGGATAGTTTTGATCAATGCATTAGCTATCTACCTAATTGTATCATTCATGTGACTGATACTTAACTGCACCTTTAATCTGGTCAAGAATTCCACACCATTGCAGAAACTAGATTGTCATGGATCTTTTGAATTAGAAAGGCCACTTTTGTTTATTCTTAAAGGTATACTCTAGAAAATGATTCAGATCCATAATCCATTTTCAATGGAACCAAAAACTCATCACCTTTGCCGTAGGAATATGATGGAGCTAGGCATTATGTATGGCTCACTTAAATGTGTGTGCTTATTGTGTTGTAAACTGTTAGTCAATCGATGCGATTCTTGACACAATTTTACGATGGCCCTCCTTATACTTTTATGTCTTTAACATAGGCTAGTGTTGCATTCTTGCATTCATTTGACCCCTTAGCCTTTTACTTCCTCTTAGGCGAGGTTACTGGAGCCTTTAAGTTAATAGGAGAATGTTGGTGTACTCTTAAGAATAATCTAGTTTCTCTTCATGGAAAGACTATTCTTCTCTCGTCACATAATATTAAGATATATAGGTGAGTTGTTTGTATCTTAGTTCTGAAGGAAATAGCGGCAGTCACTTATCCCCTTACTCCCATGGATGGATCCTTTTAGAGGCCGTGAGGAAGTTTTAATATTCCATTTGATTCTCAGCTCTTTTCTTATCCCAAAAACTTGGTGGAACTAAGCAAAGTGGGTTCGGGAAGGCAGAAGGCTGAATTGTGAAAATTACAGTGACTGATTTTTGTATCTGCCCTTCGTGTTCTGATCGATGTTTTTTCATTGTCTATGGTTTGCTTCATGTGATTGATTTGGCCGAATATTGTTATTATGTAAATGACGCTTGTATAATCCATAATGATTGTCTTCCCTTTTTCTGTTCTTTTACCCTTTGTCATATAAAGTTGACAAGTTATAAATGTTGGTTTGGCAGGCTTCTCTTGAAAAATCAGTAAACTTGGAACTTGACATAGATGACAGCAAGGAAGCAATGGAAAATGCTCAAGATGTGGAGTCTGTTGCTTCTCGGGTTAGACAGCTGGCTCTTTCGACGAGCTCAGATATTGGTAAATCTTCCTCAAATTCTATGGAAGACCTGAGCACAGATAATAATGCTGGGGTGGATATTGAAAAAAAGATCAGAGCTTTGAAAAAGAAGGTAACGCCTTTGCTGCTGTACAATGAACTTTAATTTGGTAAATCTTCGTCAAATTCTATGCAAATTCGGAACCTGCCTAGCTTATAGCTCGAGTTAGTAATTTCGTTAGAGTAAGTTAGGGTAAAGTTTAATAATAATTTTTCAGATGATAAATTTAGACCTTTGTTGTCGATCAGATTATAAAGCTTGGTTATTAACTTTTCACTGCTTTCAAAGACATGATACGTCTAACTGACTGAGCTGCTATTTCTAATCTTGTTCAAAAGATATTGGTATGCTCGAGTAGACCATGCAATTAGTCTTAGCTTATAAAGACAGTGTATTAGGCTTATTGAGTTATTGTTACAAAA
This genomic interval carries:
- the LOC141638673 gene encoding partner of Y14 and mago, with the protein product MASSATKMAEELGKTLKEGERLVGPTRRPDGTLRKPIRIRAGYVPQDEVAVYQSRGALLRKGKESQAGPPGYEPETETKPKNKAAKRNERKKEKKQQASLEKSVNLELDIDDSKEAMENAQDVESVASRVRQLALSTSSDIGKSSSNSMEDLSTDNNAGVDIEKKIRALKKKIRLAEGQLQKVTPQDMKPEQLEKVKKLEGWREELKLLEDQHSA